In the genome of Leptotrichia sp. HSP-536, the window CAAATCCATTTGCAATGAAAAAATCAAGAGCTTCAGGATATTTATTCATAATTTCATAAAGTGTATCATCTAAACTAAACATTATTCATCTCCTTAATTTACATTTTTTCATAAAAATAATCTATGTAATTTCCATTTAATTCAATAATTTTAAATATTTAAAAAAAGAGCCGATTTTTAAAAAGATGAAATATTCTCCTGACTCTTTTAATGCTAAATTTTGTAAAATTGTCTACTATGAAAAAATTATAACATAAATTAATAATAATAAGTGTAATATATGTTACAGTGAACTACTCCCGCTTTTAGAAGCGGGAGCTTCTTGGGAAGTATCTTCTTTTGTTAGCCAAATATATTTACCAAGCTCTTCGGGCAGTTCCTGCCCTGTCTTTTTATTTCCTAATATTTCAACATCTCTTTTCCAATGTTCTTTATATTCAGTGCCCCATTGTAATCTCTGTCAATCTCAATTCCACAGAACTCACATTTATAGCTTCTTTCTGATAATTTCAGCTCCTCTTTAACAT includes:
- a CDS encoding zinc ribbon domain-containing protein, whose protein sequence is MFLRMLEYKLMFLGKQFLKIDKWFPSSKTCSKCGNVKEELKLSERSYKCEFCGIEIDRDYNGALNIKNIGKEMLKY